From a single Sorghum bicolor cultivar BTx623 chromosome 5, Sorghum_bicolor_NCBIv3, whole genome shotgun sequence genomic region:
- the LOC110435948 gene encoding uncharacterized protein LOC110435948, which yields MVVPSDKFIQHLCRKGKTTQNVMAACDFDMVFTFVLAGWPGSVHDMRVFDDAMTTYKDELGGALGKYYLVDSGYPNRPSDFDRLDRNVNFVHLEAYMDQPECVRAPTSAECEQMNAFRDSIANGLYNRS from the exons ATGGTTGTGCCATCGGACAAGTTTATTCAGCACCTGTGTCGGAAGGGCAAAACAACACAGAATGTGATGGCTGCATGTGACTTTGACATGGTCTTCACATTTGTCCTGGCTGGGTGGCCTGGATCAGTGCATGACATGAGAGTCTTCGATGATGCAATGACAACATACAAGGAT GAACTTGGTGGTGCTCTAGGGAAATACTATCTGGTGGACTCGGGCTATCCAAACCGACCCAG TGACTTCGACCGCCTTGACCGTAATGTCAACTTTGTGCATCTGGAAGCATATATGGATCAGCCGGAGTGTGTCCGTGCGCCCACCTCTGCAGAATGTGAACAGATGAATGCATTTCGTGACTCCATCGCAAATGGTTTGTACAATAGGTCTTGA